In Candidatus Methanomethylophilus alvi Mx1201, a genomic segment contains:
- a CDS encoding translin family protein — protein sequence MTFEEQIEDVTRALTDLEQAQESAFSQSRKIIRKTKTAIHLIHEDRRDAELIDSISGDIAALIESVSRYPQIVYGQSVEDAMMEFAETVIYDYVSRGQDIPSYLVLDVTPAAWVMGLADTIGELRRDLLRYLMEDDMEKAEKTFSKMEILSDALMSFDVKDSVAPIRRKQDIARGIMDRSRTDLSTAMVMSRYGRR from the coding sequence ATGACCTTCGAAGAACAGATAGAGGATGTTACACGTGCACTTACGGATCTGGAACAGGCGCAGGAATCCGCATTCTCGCAATCCAGAAAAATAATCAGAAAGACGAAGACGGCCATCCACCTGATACATGAAGACAGAAGGGACGCCGAACTGATCGATTCCATTTCAGGAGACATCGCGGCACTCATAGAGTCCGTCTCGAGATATCCGCAGATCGTATACGGACAATCCGTGGAAGATGCCATGATGGAATTCGCAGAGACTGTGATCTACGATTACGTCTCCCGCGGACAGGATATCCCTTCATACCTGGTCCTCGATGTGACACCGGCCGCCTGGGTCATGGGACTTGCGGACACCATAGGGGAACTCAGGAGGGATCTGCTCCGCTATCTGATGGAAGATGACATGGAAAAAGCCGAAAAGACATTCTCCAAGATGGAGATCCTTTCCGATGCGCTGATGTCCTTCGATGTCAAGGATTCGGTAGCGCCCATAAGAAGAAAACAAGACATAGCCAGAGGCATAATGGACCGTTCTCGCACAGACCTGTCCACTGCCATGGTGATGTCACGTTACGGAAGAAGATGA
- the purD gene encoding phosphoribosylamine--glycine ligase — translation MKILTIGGGAREHAAVCALARGGAEIYAVMKNANPGIEELAKKVLLADESDIDKICDFAINNFIEFAFVGPEAPLAAGVVDALANVGVKCASPTKAAARIETSKTFMRNLVQKYSIEGNIAFASFDNETDAIEYVRNVKYPVAIKPVGLTGGKGVKVQGDQLKDVEDTIAYIDEIFQNNVGGGKVIIEEKAVGEEFTQMVFTDGKDIIPMPLVQDHKRAYEGDTGPNTGGMGSYSDADGLLPFVTAEDRQKALDIVRSIVKALADEGCPYKGTMYGQFMLTKDGPKIIEINARFGDPEAMNVLTALKSDFTEIVRWMATGKMRGEVEFAPKATVCKYLVPRGYGVKSEPGHTIAVDVDAIDNVGAVAYFGSVDKRDGKLVTGTSRSVGIVGIGENLAEANDNCEKALNYVRCDASYVRHDIGTAELIQKRVDHMNQIRGQ, via the coding sequence ATGAAGATCTTGACAATCGGTGGAGGAGCAAGGGAACACGCGGCAGTGTGCGCCCTCGCCCGCGGAGGCGCGGAGATATACGCCGTGATGAAGAACGCCAACCCCGGGATAGAGGAACTCGCCAAGAAGGTCCTTCTGGCAGACGAATCCGACATCGACAAGATCTGCGACTTCGCCATCAACAACTTCATCGAGTTCGCGTTCGTCGGACCCGAGGCCCCTCTGGCGGCAGGCGTCGTGGACGCCCTCGCCAACGTAGGGGTGAAATGCGCCTCGCCCACCAAGGCGGCGGCCAGGATAGAGACCTCCAAGACCTTCATGAGGAACCTCGTCCAGAAATACAGCATCGAAGGGAACATCGCGTTCGCCAGCTTCGACAACGAGACCGACGCCATAGAATACGTCAGGAACGTGAAGTACCCCGTGGCGATCAAACCCGTCGGGCTCACAGGCGGGAAAGGGGTCAAGGTCCAGGGAGACCAGCTGAAGGATGTGGAGGACACCATCGCATACATCGACGAGATCTTCCAGAACAACGTAGGCGGCGGGAAGGTCATCATCGAGGAGAAGGCGGTCGGGGAGGAATTCACCCAGATGGTCTTCACCGACGGAAAGGACATCATCCCCATGCCCTTGGTACAGGACCATAAGCGTGCGTACGAGGGGGACACCGGACCCAACACCGGAGGGATGGGGTCGTACAGCGATGCGGACGGGCTTCTCCCGTTCGTGACCGCAGAAGACAGACAGAAGGCCTTGGACATAGTAAGATCCATCGTCAAGGCACTGGCCGACGAGGGATGCCCCTACAAGGGCACCATGTACGGACAGTTCATGCTGACCAAGGACGGACCCAAGATCATCGAGATCAACGCCAGGTTCGGAGACCCGGAGGCCATGAACGTCCTCACCGCCCTGAAATCAGACTTCACCGAGATCGTCAGATGGATGGCCACCGGAAAGATGAGGGGCGAGGTCGAGTTCGCCCCCAAGGCCACCGTCTGCAAATACTTGGTACCCAGAGGATACGGCGTGAAGTCCGAGCCCGGACACACCATCGCCGTCGACGTGGACGCCATCGATAACGTCGGAGCGGTCGCATACTTCGGCAGCGTGGACAAGAGGGACGGTAAGCTCGTGACCGGGACGTCCCGTTCCGTAGGCATTGTGGGTATCGGCGAGAACCTCGCCGAAGCGAACGACAACTGCGAGAAAGCCCTCAACTACGTCAGATGCGACGCATCGTATGTCCGCCACGACATCGGAACGGCGGAGCTGATCCAGAAAAGGGTCGACCACATGAACCAGATCCGCGGACAATGA
- the gatD gene encoding Glu-tRNA(Gln) amidotransferase subunit GatD — MYAEFLSKKLGDAGAEEGCTLSIETSGKSYKGVLMPHHEFSGEDIVILKVKSGYNIGIRIDESAEIEVVSKPVERVKPESAEETKEGLKTIVLIGTGGTIASYVDYRTGAVHPALSTSDMINAVPEIKEVANLKAKVLFSIFSENMTVPHWQKLAEAIAEELDGGADAVIVPHGTDTMGYTASAVSFMLGEVSKPVVFVGAQRSSDRPSSDASCNLMAAAKFCVEGGRAGVFVVMHDGPGDDSFAVHCGTRVRKMHTSRRDAFKSINVPPVAHVDKDGKIVFNTPGRAVSDAKVEARSAMCTDVVLLQFYPGMDPALFHDVVMKSKGVVIAGSGLGHVNSNMVPLIKEATDAGIIVVVTSQCLNGRTNLNVYNTGRDMLAAGAITVWDMLPETAYTKLMWALANTSSVEAAKVVMQTPLAGEMSDRRELL, encoded by the coding sequence ATGTATGCTGAATTCCTGTCGAAGAAGCTCGGGGACGCAGGTGCAGAGGAAGGCTGCACGCTGTCCATCGAGACCTCCGGTAAGTCTTACAAAGGAGTCCTGATGCCGCATCACGAGTTCAGCGGCGAGGACATAGTCATCCTGAAGGTCAAGAGCGGATACAACATCGGTATCCGTATCGACGAGTCCGCCGAGATCGAAGTCGTCTCCAAGCCCGTCGAGAGGGTGAAGCCCGAGTCCGCCGAGGAGACCAAGGAGGGTCTGAAGACCATAGTCCTGATAGGTACCGGAGGGACCATCGCATCCTACGTCGACTACAGGACCGGTGCCGTCCATCCCGCCCTCTCCACGTCCGACATGATCAACGCCGTTCCGGAGATAAAGGAGGTCGCCAATCTGAAGGCGAAGGTCCTCTTCTCCATCTTCTCCGAGAACATGACCGTCCCCCACTGGCAGAAACTGGCCGAGGCCATCGCCGAGGAGCTCGACGGCGGCGCGGACGCCGTCATCGTCCCCCACGGGACCGATACCATGGGATACACCGCATCCGCCGTATCGTTCATGCTCGGGGAGGTCTCCAAACCCGTCGTCTTCGTGGGTGCCCAGAGGTCTTCCGACAGGCCCTCTTCGGACGCGAGCTGCAACCTGATGGCCGCGGCCAAGTTCTGCGTGGAGGGCGGCCGTGCTGGGGTATTCGTGGTCATGCACGACGGTCCCGGGGACGACTCGTTCGCCGTACACTGCGGTACGCGCGTAAGGAAGATGCACACCTCCCGCAGGGATGCGTTCAAGAGCATAAACGTCCCGCCCGTGGCACATGTGGACAAGGACGGGAAGATAGTATTCAACACCCCCGGAAGGGCCGTATCGGATGCGAAGGTGGAGGCCAGGAGCGCCATGTGCACGGACGTCGTCCTTCTGCAGTTCTATCCCGGGATGGACCCTGCCCTGTTCCACGACGTCGTGATGAAGAGCAAGGGGGTCGTGATCGCCGGTTCCGGTCTCGGACATGTCAACAGCAACATGGTGCCCCTCATCAAGGAGGCGACGGACGCGGGTATAATCGTCGTCGTGACATCCCAGTGCCTGAACGGGAGGACGAACCTCAACGTCTACAACACCGGGAGGGACATGCTCGCCGCAGGAGCCATAACCGTCTGGGACATGCTTCCGGAGACGGCCTACACCAAGCTGATGTGGGCGCTTGCGAACACGTCCTCCGTCGAGGCCGCCAAGGTGGTCATGCAGACCCCGCTGGCAGGCGAGATGAGCGACAGGAGGGAGCTTCTATGA
- a CDS encoding tRNA pseudouridine synthase A, protein MRRVAVKIAYLGDGFNGSQIQPPETGLRTVAGEILDKLILVDHVPEDRIDLRFSSRTDSGVSALGNVVAFYTEFKDLGLLLQALNSVSRGVYYTGVAEISDTFNPRMADKRYYRYVTPSKNIDLARFTEAAKIFEGHHDFKRFAKNETGRSTVMAIDSVEVRTGNGVIITDFCANYFLWNMIRRIMAAVIQVGNGMSSLDDVKEVLAGKDATFGLAKPCGLTLLDVTYPDLEFWRPETCPYTKRIDRDLYVDAMRLDFHRSLNYPEMRR, encoded by the coding sequence ATGAGACGTGTAGCCGTCAAGATAGCCTATCTGGGAGACGGATTCAACGGCTCCCAGATACAACCCCCGGAGACAGGCCTCCGCACCGTCGCAGGGGAGATCCTGGACAAACTAATCCTGGTGGACCATGTGCCGGAGGACAGGATAGACCTCCGTTTCTCCAGCCGCACCGATTCAGGCGTCAGCGCCCTCGGGAACGTCGTCGCATTCTACACCGAATTCAAGGATCTGGGTCTTCTTCTCCAAGCGCTCAATTCCGTATCGAGGGGAGTCTACTATACCGGGGTGGCCGAGATATCGGACACCTTCAATCCGAGGATGGCGGATAAGCGCTACTACAGGTATGTCACCCCTTCGAAGAATATAGATCTGGCACGTTTCACCGAGGCCGCCAAGATATTCGAGGGGCACCATGATTTCAAGAGGTTCGCCAAGAACGAGACCGGAAGGTCCACGGTCATGGCGATAGATTCCGTGGAAGTACGTACCGGGAACGGCGTCATCATAACCGACTTCTGTGCCAATTACTTCCTTTGGAACATGATCCGCAGGATAATGGCCGCCGTCATACAGGTCGGAAACGGCATGTCGTCCCTGGATGATGTCAAGGAGGTCCTCGCGGGTAAAGACGCCACCTTCGGTCTCGCCAAACCCTGCGGACTTACCCTGCTGGATGTCACATACCCAGATCTGGAATTCTGGAGACCGGAGACGTGCCCTTATACCAAGCGCATAGACCGTGACCTGTATGTCGATGCCATGAGGCTCGATTTCCACAGATCGCTGAACTACCCCGAGATGAGGCGATGA
- the hypB gene encoding hydrogenase nickel incorporation protein HypB: MHIVQAGMETDVLKANNKVAHEIYHMFKEHGIRSVDFMGSIGSGKTTLICEMGKRLEEQGKKVVVIAGDVTGDDDFKRFKAAGLEAINCNTNKECHLEAWQIKKVLEGTDLDRYDVVIIENVGNLVCPADFPLGTDYRAVVISTTEGDDMVRKHHAVFLHSDVAVLNKMDICDAVGVDPQIILDDYAKLTGGVKKMYTTSAKKGDGIDEVIAALGL; encoded by the coding sequence ATGCACATAGTTCAGGCCGGAATGGAGACCGATGTCCTCAAAGCGAACAACAAGGTGGCCCACGAGATCTACCATATGTTCAAGGAGCACGGGATAAGGTCCGTGGACTTCATGGGATCCATCGGGTCCGGGAAGACCACCCTCATCTGCGAGATGGGAAAGAGGCTGGAGGAACAGGGGAAGAAGGTCGTGGTCATCGCCGGGGATGTCACCGGGGACGACGACTTCAAGAGGTTCAAGGCCGCCGGACTGGAAGCCATAAACTGCAACACCAACAAGGAGTGCCATCTGGAGGCCTGGCAGATAAAGAAGGTCCTGGAAGGCACCGACCTGGACAGGTACGACGTCGTCATAATCGAGAACGTCGGGAACCTCGTATGCCCTGCGGACTTCCCTCTGGGGACCGATTACAGGGCGGTCGTCATATCCACGACCGAGGGGGACGACATGGTGAGGAAACATCACGCCGTATTCCTCCACTCGGATGTAGCCGTACTAAACAAGATGGACATCTGCGATGCGGTCGGAGTGGACCCGCAGATCATCCTGGACGACTACGCGAAACTGACTGGCGGCGTCAAGAAGATGTATACCACCAGCGCGAAGAAGGGGGACGGGATCGACGAGGTCATCGCCGCCCTCGGCCTGTGA
- the gatE gene encoding Glu-tRNA(Gln) amidotransferase subunit GatE → MTDEKYEMMCGIEIHQQLDTHKLFCDCRSELSEDGTGGIYRRLRPTTSEMGEVDRAALAQFRRGYGYRYQSCPCETCLVELDEEPPHEVNPDAMETTLIFSELLGASVIDEVQFMRKIVVDGSNTSGFQRTSLVAVDGSVEAIGRKIGILSVCLEEDACRKIETSDTEVTWRTDRLGIPLIEVATAPDMRTPEEVMEVASRIGTLLRATKRVKRGLGTIREDLNISIPDGARIEIKGVQELRMLPDFVSNEVKRQKMLLRVRDILKGRGVKPVPIELVDATEVFRDCESKIISSAIKSKGKVLAVRLPGFAGVMNGDNKTLRLGSEMAQYARTVGVKGIFHSDELPNYGIEQKYVDALRDFLGMNGENDAFVICAASEKKAADALTLAVGRANTALEGVPEETRDPLPDGTTKYSRPLPGAARMYPETDVPPTPITKERLERIRANLPEFPEQIKARLMKDYGLNAQQADQIVRQGRDDVFCQISDEFGLSAVAATTFQNTFQELEHDGVDTDLFTYDELYQVFAGLKEGKFAKEAIPALLKEMASGSAMDAAIKKLGLSAVDAGEAAAIIEKIVGERADFVRSKGMAAVGPLMGPVMGALRGKIDGKQASDLLTAAIKKLLG, encoded by the coding sequence ATGACCGATGAGAAATACGAGATGATGTGCGGCATCGAGATCCACCAGCAGCTTGATACCCACAAGCTGTTCTGCGATTGCCGCAGCGAGCTGTCGGAGGACGGTACCGGCGGCATATACAGGAGGCTCAGGCCCACCACCTCCGAGATGGGGGAGGTCGACCGTGCCGCGCTGGCACAGTTCAGGAGAGGATACGGGTACAGGTATCAGAGCTGTCCCTGCGAGACCTGTCTCGTGGAACTCGACGAGGAACCTCCCCATGAGGTCAACCCCGATGCGATGGAGACCACCCTGATCTTCAGCGAGCTTCTGGGGGCCAGCGTCATCGACGAGGTCCAGTTCATGAGGAAGATCGTCGTGGACGGATCCAACACGTCCGGTTTCCAGAGGACGTCCCTCGTGGCCGTCGACGGGTCCGTGGAGGCCATAGGCAGGAAGATCGGCATCCTCTCGGTCTGTCTGGAGGAGGACGCCTGCAGGAAGATCGAGACGAGCGATACCGAGGTCACATGGAGGACGGACCGTCTGGGTATCCCCCTGATCGAGGTCGCCACCGCTCCCGATATGAGGACTCCCGAGGAGGTCATGGAGGTCGCCTCGAGGATCGGTACCCTCCTGAGGGCCACAAAGAGGGTCAAGAGAGGGCTCGGCACCATCAGGGAGGACCTTAACATATCCATTCCCGACGGGGCCCGTATCGAGATCAAAGGTGTCCAGGAGCTCAGGATGCTTCCCGACTTCGTCTCCAACGAGGTGAAGAGGCAGAAGATGCTGCTCAGGGTCAGGGACATTCTGAAAGGCAGGGGCGTGAAGCCAGTCCCGATAGAACTGGTGGATGCCACCGAGGTATTCAGGGACTGCGAATCCAAGATCATCTCCTCCGCCATCAAGTCCAAGGGCAAGGTGCTCGCCGTCAGGCTTCCCGGTTTCGCCGGGGTCATGAACGGGGACAACAAGACCCTCCGTCTCGGTTCCGAGATGGCCCAATATGCCAGGACCGTCGGGGTCAAGGGGATCTTCCATTCCGACGAACTTCCCAACTACGGTATCGAGCAGAAGTATGTCGACGCCCTCAGGGATTTCCTCGGTATGAACGGTGAGAACGATGCGTTCGTCATCTGCGCCGCCTCCGAGAAGAAGGCCGCCGACGCCCTCACTCTTGCGGTCGGAAGGGCCAACACCGCCCTCGAAGGCGTCCCCGAAGAGACCAGGGACCCCCTGCCCGACGGGACCACCAAGTACTCGAGACCCCTCCCCGGTGCGGCCAGGATGTATCCGGAGACCGACGTCCCGCCCACGCCCATCACCAAGGAGAGGCTGGAGAGGATAAGGGCCAACCTGCCCGAGTTCCCCGAGCAGATCAAGGCCAGACTCATGAAGGACTACGGGTTGAACGCCCAGCAGGCCGACCAGATCGTCAGACAGGGCAGGGACGACGTCTTCTGCCAGATCTCCGACGAGTTCGGCCTGTCCGCAGTAGCGGCCACGACGTTCCAGAACACATTCCAGGAGCTGGAGCACGACGGGGTCGACACCGACCTTTTCACCTACGATGAGCTCTACCAGGTGTTCGCCGGTCTGAAGGAGGGGAAGTTCGCCAAGGAGGCGATCCCGGCACTTCTGAAGGAGATGGCATCCGGCTCGGCCATGGATGCGGCCATCAAGAAGCTGGGTCTTTCCGCAGTGGATGCCGGGGAGGCCGCCGCGATCATAGAGAAGATCGTCGGGGAGCGTGCCGATTTCGTAAGATCCAAAGGGATGGCCGCGGTCGGACCCCTCATGGGTCCTGTCATGGGTGCCCTCAGGGGAAAGATCGACGGGAAGCAGGCTTCCGACCTGCTCACCGCCGCCATAAAGAAACTTCTTGGATGA